One region of Quercus lobata isolate SW786 chromosome 2, ValleyOak3.0 Primary Assembly, whole genome shotgun sequence genomic DNA includes:
- the LOC115957796 gene encoding uncharacterized protein LOC115957796, whose product MASKLSYENEEFAKIIINDHWNMKFLYFDNYWNDYVKDYTTQAIMFQDTRVDPNLIVVAFRGTHPFDPKAWRVDVDLSWYEIEGVGQTHSGFMKALGLQKRKGWPELGRHSLGGALAILFLTVLAIHEEEWLMDKLEGVYTFGQPRVGDNQLKEYMEKKLEQYDVRYFRFVYCNDIVPRVPYDDDNVFFTHFGTCYYYNSSYKGKVKKCIEIREILFKN is encoded by the exons ATGGCCTCCAAATTGTCGTACGAAAATGAAGAATTCGCTAAAATCATAATCAATGATCATTGGAAT ATGAAATTCTTGTACTTCGACAACTATTGGAATG ATTACGTGAAGGACTATACAACTCAAGCCATTATGTTCCAAGATACAAGGGTTGACCCTAACCTGATCGTGGTTGCATTTAGGGGCACCCACCCATTTGACCCAAAAGCTTGGAGAGTAGATGTGGATCTCTCATGGTATGAAATTGAAGGGGTGGGTCAGACTCATAGTGGCTTTATGAAAGCTCTCGGTCttcaaaagagaaaaggatGGCCCGAACTAGGAA GGCACAGCTTGGGTGGGGCATTGGCGATTTTGTTTCTGACTGTGCTAGCAATACATGAAGAGGAATGGTTGATGGATAAGTTGGAGGGAGTGTACACATTTGGGCAACCAAGGGTTGGAGACAATCAGTTGAAGGAATATATGGAGAAGAAGTTGGAGCAATATGATGTGAGGTATTTTAGGTTTGTTTACTGCAATGACATAGTGCCTAGGGTCCCTTATGATGATGATAATGTCTTTTTTACTCACTTTGGAACTTGCTACTACTACAATAGCTCCTATAAAGGAAAG gtgaaaaagtgcATTGAAATACgtgaaatattgtttaaaaactga